TGGTGATTAACGAGCTTGaacaatttttcaaatgtttactgGCCATTTGGAGATATCCTCTTTTGTAAGTAAACTGTTcaagtattttgcccattttcaaattAAGTTGTCTGTCTCTTATTGAATTGTATAAgaaatttttatattctagatcttaatcttttgtcagttatCAAATTTCTTCTTCTACTCTTTGGGTTGCCTTCTTACTCTTTAGCTGTGTTTTAATGAGCAAAAGATCCATTTTTAAACAGATTCCAGTTTATCCATTATTTCCCTTTATGGTTAATGCTTATTGtgtccttttaaagaaaatttgtctACACCAAGGTCCTGAACATAATCTCCTCTTGTGAAATTTGCATTCTGTAATGCTCAGTGAGAttgaattttcttctatttaagaaaaatttcttttGGTGCTTGCAACTTAATTGCCAGTCTTTATCTTTTACACATTGTTTTATAAACATATTggtgtttttcttattgatttctataaaatatttatatattaagaaaaaatttgcatttttggTTCTAGATATTTTCATAACTTTGTTAGCCTTGTAATTACTTTTAATAGATTTTAAGATGGTagaatcatattttcttttgtaatttttcccatttattttaagtgtaaaaaGCCTTTTTAATCTGTTAGGAAATATATACCTTCTAATTTTTGTGGtgctttgttgttattttgtttttctacatttagCCCTTTGATTCACATGGGGATAATATTGTGAGGTGAGAATCTAAATAGATTTATTTCCCCCTGATACCTAAgtcaattttccttttattaactgaatgattcttctctttctagttgACTTATAATGCTTCCTTTTAATAAGCTGAGTTAGTTTATAtactttaatttgcttttctagtTACTCTGAGCCATTTATTTGCATGTCAGTTCTAGCACTGTGATATTcattttaagtgtgtgtgtatgtgtgtctgtgtgtgtgtatgcttggTTTGGCTTGGTTTGGTTTAGTTTGGTTTGGTTAGAAATGCTTCCcctcatttttcatctttttcaaacattattttgaCTATACTTGTCTGTTTACTCTGGATAAATTTACTTCTGgataaattttagaatctttttctttctttctttcttttttgaattccAAAGAAGTCCTTTGAGATTCTAGATTAGAATACTTTAAAGCTGTAAGTTAGGAGCTTCCctaacctgtgtcctctgcattggcaggcagattcttaaccactgtggtgcagtggttaagaatccgcctgccaatgcaggggacacaggttcgagccctgattggggaagatcccacgtgccgcggagcaactaagcccgtgcgttacaactactgagcctgcactctagagcctgtgcgcctagaggccatgctctgcaacaagagaaaccacagcaatgagaagcctgcgcacagcaacaaagagtagcccttgcagcccttgctcgctgcaactagagaaagcccgtgcagcaatgaagaaacaacgcagccaaaaaaaaataaagaaaaaaaacttcattaaaaaaaaaaagagttcttcaCAAGTTaacttgtaggttttttttttataaatttgtttattttatttatttttatttttggctgtgttgggtctttgttgctgcacacgggctttctctagttgaggcgctcgggggctactcttcgttgtggtgggcgggcttctcattgtggtggcttctcttgttgtggcacacgggcttagttgttcctctgcatgtgggttcttccccgaccagggctcgaacccatatcccctgcattggcaggcagattcttaaccactgcgccaccagggaagtcccaagaactctttctttttccttcaatgTTTAGTCTTTGATACCAGAATGTATTTTTATACCTCTTTATGATTTATTCAAAGCTTACTCTACCTGAagatacatacatattatatataatatatgttatatacagttatatactatagttatatattatatagttatatattatatatagttatgtatatagttatatattatatttatctctatatcttatatattatctatatactATACCTATATAAAATAGACTCCACTATAATGAAAATTTGGATATTATTTGATTGATGATTGGCTGCTGACCCATCCTATTGTCAGATGCCAACAAACTGATAGTTTACATTAAGGAGAGGACTCAGGTTGGGGAGCTGGCCACACCAGAAAGACCAACTCTATGATTAGAGGGCTGGGACTTTGTGCCCTGACAGCCCTGATTTCAAGCCTATCTGCTTCTTACTGGGCAAGCTTCGGCTTGTTTACTGATGAtaaatttccttatctttaaaatgagagtCATGGCAGAAATGGCAGGGTCCTAGCAGAAAACCAATGACACACTTAAAATGGATACTTTGAAAAGAGTTTAGTAAAATTTAATAAAGGGACAATTTACAAAGCTGTGGACAAATTATAAGGAAGTCACAGCGATAGTGCATTGTCTCAAGGCCAGAAACATTGAGTGTCATTTCCACCCCCAGACCTGAGGACAAGAGGGACAGGGTCGGTTGCCAGAGCTTAGAAGTGAGTAACGTCAAAGGGCAAACCCAACAGGAGCAGCACCTTTTGTGGACCCTGATGTGACTGCAGGTGGGAAGCTGGGGGAACAAGTAACCTGGGCTTACGCACCTCCTCCCTCTCACCttctgcaggggcttccctgttgaTGAACCCAACTTGAATCCCGAGGGCAAGAGAGCCCTTTTAAAGAGGTCCAGTGGTTCTGGGATTTgggcctgcatcagaatcacctgcaggtCTTGTTGAACTACAGAGCTCTGATTcagtggtggtggagggggcTTGGATTTTACAGTTCAAACActttcccaggtgatgctgatccagctggtctggggaccacacgtGGAGAGCCACTGATGTAGTCCTGGGTACAAAGGAAGGTGGAGAATGGTGGGCAGTGGCTCTGAAAAGGCAAGCGGAAGATATCTGGCCCAGTTTTCTTAGTTGTTAGAGGATTCGATGGATGTATGTTTAAGTGCTTGTCATGCTGGAGGTTATCAGTAAATGTCCCCTTTCCTTGACTTCAGGCCTCAGCGTGCTCTTTGACTCCTCTTGACCATTATGGCTTCTACCAACTGCTCTGTTCAGATCTTCAAGACCTGCAAGACGGCTCCCCAGAATCCTGACTCTGAACTTGGTCTCACCATCTGTTTTCTGCAGCTTCTCTCAAGCTCAGAGGACTCCTGTGCCAGCCTCAAGTCACCCAGGTTCCGACCCTGGGACATCTTCTTCCCTGCAAAGGTGTCGCCTTGAGCCTGAGGTGCTGACACTCTCTTTCGTTCttgagcttttatttatttatttttcaggattTATGACCCAAatactttagtttttcttttaaaaaaagtaactctCAATatggatgttttctttttctttcctttttttcttttttaaattccaaatggCTGAACAAATACCTACTATATGACTTCTTCGGGGAGGTAcaaaaaatgtttgcatttcaatggaaaacatGCATTGTCTGCAGCATACCCTTTCAAGTTATCAGATTCTGGCCCTATTCATTGTCTTTGAGTTGTTTTGCCATGCTTTCTAAATTGTAGGTAACTGATATGTAAATTTCATCTTGTCAGGTGGTGATTTTAATTGACTTCCTTCCCTCTGTGGAAAAACTAGTTTTGTCTCTGCAattatgtgagataataaatgtttcttattGTATAAATTGGGTTTTCCATTACTTGCAGGGAAGACCCTCCTGACTGACAGATCCCTTATAAATTGGGGTTAGTAATACTTCCTGCCTGCCCCACAGGATTGCCCTGTGAAAGCACTTTAAAAGGTGTTTGAGGATACATGTTCTAAAGGATGACGCAGAGTATATGGGAGGTATGGGCCCAGCTATGGGCCCTTAGCTGGCTGGAGGCTTTATAGCCTCTTCTTTGAGTCgaagaattagaaaggaaattaGTTCACATACACTTCCTCTAGGCTTTAACATAGCTGCAGTTTTTGCTTTTGATACTGTTACCGAACCATGTCAGCCTGACACACAGCAAGCCAAACGCTGAGACACCAAAGTTTCCAGCCCAGAAAgagtttattcacaaggcagccaagtgAGGAGACAGGAGAACAAGTCTCAGATCCGCCTCCCTGAAGGCAGGGGATTGGGATATTTTAGGGATAAGCAGGTGGTCTTAGgctggggaaaggtgattggaggcAGGTTAAAAGGTGAGGTAATTGATGTTCCGTGCACATGCATCTGGGTTACATGTTTCTGCATATTCAAAATGGAGGCGCTTAGCATGATCTGTGAGTGGAGTTTTCCAGCCCTCTGACATCAAAAGGCCATTCACTGGACATCTGCACAGGCCCAGGTTTAGGGTCGGTGGTCCCAACCAGCCCCCAGCCAGCCTGCAGTGGGCAGGAGCAGACTCCAAATTCCTATAAAACCCCTGGGCTGCGTAAAGCTGGGAAGGGATGCaattaaagagaggaaaaaaagaaaaagaaaacccaaacctTAATCAATGAAGATATTTTTACAAGCAAAAGGGTTTTAATAATCTGTTCCCTTATCAGTTGTTCTGTAAGACAAATTCAAGCATTTCTATTAGTTATAAGCTTCTGTTAACTATAGGGCATGGTTTCAATGCTAAACTGCAAAACACAGTGCTACTCAGGTATTTGCAGTAAACTGGAAAGTGGCTATTAGAATTTAGGGAAAATGGTCAAGTAGAAAGGCCTTTAGtgaatgcaatttttaaaacacagtgaTCACAGTGATCACTACAAGGTTTAATTAACTGTTGTtgaatttgtaaagaaaaaaaaatgttacctgccgttccagttctacaaggatcaagccatcagccactgcagttGCCCACTGACAGTGCACTCTGAGGGAAatacaggatggagaaaaacagcaaaCTTTCTGTGCTTTGGATATACCGCCCCTTAGGTATTTAAGATGAATATCTATGGAAGAATTTCAAGTGACCCCAGAttgttgcatcttcccatacatagaaaagcactaaaatcattaacttgagctATCTCTCTTCTTTGTGATTAGCAATACTCTTTTGACGCTTGACTACATGTTTTTCCCCAACAAAAAGGTTCATATatctcctggctcctccctttaCCTCTTGGAGTTCCTctgagctatctgagaggctgtctctcaggctatagtcctcaataaagtccccaaataaaacttaactcataaCTTTTACATTGTGTGATTTTCCTTGTCAACACATTTCATTACCAGTATGTCATTTGTCATTACCAGTATATTATTTGTCCCAGTCCTGTAGGTGGTTGAGTTTCTAGCTCATTGTAGTACTGAGGTCTGATTTCCAGCACTTCTGTCATCTTTAAGGGGTGTTAGTTAGTCTGCGCAAACTCTTAGCACATAAACAAGTGCTCTTTATTAAATCCTCTTTGATGATTACAGTTACTATAGAACTCCTCTTCACCGACCCCTCCCTCCAGAAAAATTACAAGCACTTGAAAATTAgagtctaaatttttttttttgtctaagcATGTTCTGAATACTGGGTTTGTGTTAGGCTTTATTAACACTTGGTCTTCAGGCTATAAAACCTTTCACCTCAAGCGTCCTCACTCTTCTAACAGCATCGATTGAATGGACAGAGAGGAGGAGACATCTTCCTAAAAAACAATCGTCTTCAAGGTTTGAAATCTTGTGACCAAAGTCATGGTTATAAAAGTCAGAAGGGGCCAGGTTTCTGTGAACTCATCTTTGCTCTGGGTTAGAATTTAatggggtgttttttgtttgtttttttgcttttgtttttgttttgccatgCCACGaggtgtgttttttgttgttgttgtttttgggtgttttttttgcggtacgcgggcctctcactgtcgtggcctctcccgtcgcggagcacaggctccgaacgcgcaggctcagcggccatggctcacggacccagccgctccgcggcatgtgggatcttcccggaccggggcacgaacccgtgtcccgtgcatcggcaggtggactctcaaccactgcgccaccagggaagccctcacgaggtgtgttttattttcattaatcatACAAATAACTTTCTATAGTATTCCAGGGCAAACCAGAGAATTTGGCAGTCCCATTGGAGGGTCCCCTCAGAGACCTATGGGCTGGTGGCATCAGCAAGGAGTGCCTGGGTTCACAGTGCAGCTTGTCACTCATGTCCATCTTGCAGGTGGCTCTTCCTCCACATCACAGCTAGGGTCTCCAAGATGATGGGAGTGGAGGATCCTCCAGGTTCTTAGAAAATTTCACTCCGCTTGCTTCTCCTGCTCAGTGGTCTCTTTGGTCAGCAGGGTGTTCTTCTCCTGTGCCTCCGTCTTCTTCAGCTTGGCCTTATTGAAGCTGGTGATTTCCCCCATGTCCTGCTTATCTGCTATTTTCTTAAAACAATCCGAGAAGTTCTGCTCCAGGCCCACAGTCCCAGTGCTCCTACTCACGTTGCTGCAGCAAGAGACTAGAATTAATtgtgaaatcattttaaaaagctgttgcAGACTTCTTATATCTTCATTCCTGAGCACAAACAAGCTCTAACCAACCAATCAACAGGTCTATGGATCTATTGTGTTTTAGTTTTTGGGGTTTCTTTAGacctatttttaaaaggtaaatacgTATTCACTCTTACGCTGGTTTGGACAATATAGACATGTTTGCTATTGATAAGAggttctcctttcctcttctgttGTGTATTTTAAAGCCATCTGTTGTTCTCAATGCTGATTCCACATGAGAATCAGTAACATAATCAAAATATAatgactctggggcttccctgttggtgcagtggttgagagtccgcctgccgatgcaggggacacgggttcgtgccccggtccgggaagatcccacatgccgtggagcagctgggcccgtgagccatggccactgagcctgtgcgtccggagcctgtgctccgcaatgggagaggccgcaacagtgagaggcccgcgtaccgcaaatagtaataaatatatatatgtatataatgactctaaaattattaataatatatttctttttcttcatactaagtctttgaaatccagcatgtattttatacataaagcACATCTCAACTCAGACCAGCCACATTTTAAGTGTTCAATAGCTCCGTGTGTCTAGTGTGACCATATCAGACAGCACAGATCTAGACCTAAGACTTCaaatgattttaagaaaatgaagacataGGTGAGCAGTAAAAGCATGCAGAGTCTCATCTTGTCCTCAGGGTTGGGTAGGCAGCAAAATACAGATCCTGACTAAAATGTCAACTAGGCAAGGCAAATACCATGCATAAGTTGTaaacactggagaaaagaaagtagaaCCAATCAAATAAAGGGCgggaagtgaaaagaaaattaaagaaaataaacaagaaatcaTGGCTGATAGTTTAAAATATTACAGTTGGTCCAAACTTTGGAATACtgtgctaaaattaaaaagaataaggtagGCAGTGTCTGATGGCCTCCCCGCAGTGATCTCTGCTTACTAGTGTTAATGCCCCTGTGTAATGCCTTCTCCTTGAGTTTGGCTGGATTCACGGACTCTCTCCTAATGAACAGAATACAACAGAATTGATGACATGTCACTTCCGAGATTAGGTTATGAAAAGGACTTGGTTTCTGTCTTGTGCACACTCTTGCTCATTCTCTCTTAGATCACTCACCCTTGGGAAAGCCGACTGCCGTGTCCTGAGGCAACCTTGCTGAGAGGTCCATGTGGCAAAGGACTGAGGCCTGCCAAAAACCACATGAATGAACTTAAAAGAAGATTCCCACCTTACTCCAGGTCAGGCATTCAGATGAGATCACAGCCTCAGCCAATAGCTTGACGCAGCCTCATGAGAGACTTTGAGCCAGAGTTGCCTAGGTAAGTTGCATCTGAAACTcatccacagaaactgtgagataataaatgtttgttacttTAAGTTGGGGGATAAtatgttatgcagcaatagataatgaACACAGTAGCTATAtattaacattaaatataaaaaacccCAGTTGCTGTTTAGTACATGTAGAATGAACCCGTatgtaaaaaaatgcaaaaattaaaatgtgtgagaGGTAGACAGAATAAGATTTATTAATATATGATTATTCctgtctttcctttctcctttattctcCTTACATACACTAAAGTGAGTCTTTTCCTTCCTTACCCTTCTCTTAGATGCTAAATCAGAAGAGTATAAAGAGATCTGCCTGAAAGTAGGAAGGATTTAGTGAAAAATCAAGCTAGTGTACAGAATAAAGAACTGGaggttaaagagaaaagaaaggagaaaaatatgcaCAAATTGGGGCTTGACAAAGTTTTGTGATTTAGCATATCAGAGATCCTAGCGTGAAAAGTATAGTATGGGTTTGAACTGGGGCACTTTTAGGGTTTTCAAGAGATGGGTACAAGGATTGGAAATGCTTCTTCATTAATATTTTGTGGATGAACTACTTTCTTTGAATCTAATATTATTCAGAGACTGGGCTATGTGGAAAATAGAATTTAGTAGggttatgtatgtatatagataaATGTTGGTACATAAAACCTTATAAGGAAGCAGTGAAAggctttcatttttcattatttgttcttctgtatttgaaattttaatagcaAGCTATATTGATAAAAATCTGAAGAAGTTATTTCACTAAAACATCTGTGCGATGTTGCCAGTGCAAGACACACGTGATAAATTCTTAGCAACAGCTATGACACAGGTAGGAAATGGGTGCTGGTGGCCCCAGTGGTGacatgagacagagaaagagagaagaaaagatcgCACCATGGGTAACTGAGAAGCTTTGCAATGAATACATTCAGAACATCCTAGAATTCATTAGGAGGAACTTTGAGAGGTGTCGAAGATGAAGCAATTGTGGATTGTGGGAGAGTCAGAGAAATCCTGTTTTTCGACTGACTTGTGACCCAGTTTTAACCCTGGGATTGTGAAACCTGGGGGAATAAgtatgaaacctccataaaattATTGACAACTGTAATCATCCCCTAAACAATATTATGCAAAAGACTCTCAGAAAGTCAGGTCAGCTACTGGGTGCAGAGAAATGGGAATGCTCAAATACTGCTTGTGAGCAGTTACACAGGCAAAAACAACAAGTTTGTAGAGGGTAGTGTGGCTTTTAAAATACCTGAAGGAAAATAATTCTCTTTCTAAACGCCCACTCTCCCATTCCCCAAACATCTCAGTCACCCTTTGCCTGTGAAACATATGCAAACCCCCAGGAGCACTTAGTTTACTATGGTGCAGTAACTTTTGCTGAGTACCTTCCTCGAGTTTAGCACTGTGCCAAGGGATTCAAGCATCATACAGGATATATCCCCACCCATCAGTTCTTAAACTCTGGTCAAGGAGAGAAATCACACCCAGCAAACAGTGAGTGACAGCGTTGGGTGTACTGAGACTATCTCCTCACTGTCAAAATATAAGACTGCATGGTACAGGAAAACAGATAATAACTAGGCACCACATCATATAACATCAACTCGATGAGGATATTTGGGCATTTATAAACTTTTCCATTATAAAGATTactatgggggtggggggagaaagatTTAGGGACTTGCTTAAAATCAAACagtgccctccctcctccttccttccttccttccttctcttcctttcttcctccctctatcCATCTATTCGTTTAATCAATGTTTATTTAGcgcttactatgtgtcaagctCTGTACTAGGTCCTGGGGATAAAAAGGTTAGCAAAAACTCTGGCCCTCAAATATCTTGGAGTGTGTAGGGGAGATAGAtcaaataattatacaaaaatatgtaattataattttGATAATGTTATAAAGGTTAACAATATAGTGCTGTGAGACTATGTAACTTGACCATGGGATTCAAGTCTAGATTGACCCCAAATTCCCTGCTGCTCTTACTAACCACTCTTTGCCTTTTGCAAAGTAGCCAAACTACCATCCTAAAGATTGTATTGCTAATTCTGCTTctggaatttccttttctttgttgaaGCTGCCATGGTAGTCCACTGTACTTGCATCACAGTTGTCACTGCTGGTGTGTAGCAGAACCATTTCAGGCTTGAGGTTCAGAGAGCCCCAGTTCCAAATGCTCATTTTGTCACTGTCTATCTCTGTGACATTGTGCAAGTCATtagacctctctgagcctcagttttcccaaccgtaaaatgggaataatggtaTATGTCAAGCACATGGGACTTAATATCCATGCAATAattgactattattattattaacaactgAGAATGTTACTGCCTGTAAATCTGGACCCAGGGAAACTGGTCAGTTTGTCCAGAGTTAGAGCTGTACCTGATGCCTAAATTAGAATTTTATACCTTATGTTCATGGAATCTTTCTCAAGATTAGAAATAAGcgctgtagggacttccctggtggtccactggttaagactccgtgcttccattgtagcgggcacgggtttgatccctggtctgggaaccaagatcttgcatgccgcacagcatggccaaaaaaaaagaaaagaaagaagcattGTATGTTTTAAGACAGAAAAGCAATGGAactatatgtccacacaaaaaaagatGGGACCTTCAGTGTTTATATTAATGGAGCTGTCATTTTCTGTTAAAGAAACACATTTGAGTAAGAAGCTTCCAGCCAGAGCACTTTAGTTATATGTTTTGGCAACAGTAAGGGTATGGTGTAGGGACTCTATGATTCTGGACAGCAGAATCAGGGTTTTGTTCCTGGAAaagtaatgttagattgtttatccatttacatcCAGTAAGACTATTATCCGCTGATTGCAATTACAACCCCCTGGAGATATCTGGACATCACATCCGTTCTATTACATTCTTGGCTCCTTgctaccccccctttttttttttggcacctCATCTTTATCCAGATGAGCAAATTGTTGCCAACCAGTGTACATTATTCTGATCAGTTCTTAGGAAGGAGGCTATGGGAGTACAAGAGTACATCCAATGAATGGCTGAGCGAGCCCTACACCCCCCAAACTGGAGGTTTGGAAGCCCCTTGATGTAAAGGATCGTATTGGGACTAAATCCTAATCCTGCTCAGCCACTCATTAGGTGGAAAACTTGAGCTGGTCACcaacttctctgaacttcaacTTCTATATCttgggcacatagtaagcacttcttttttttttttttttttttttgcggtacgcgggcctgccactattgtggcctctcccatcgcagagcacaggctccggacacgcaggctcagcagccatggcccatgggcccagccgctccgcagcacgtgggatcctcccggaccggggcacgaacccgtgtcccctgcatcggcacgtggactctcaaccactgcaccaccagggaggctcaGTAAGCACTTCTTAAGTGTTTTAGATATTAATCCTGTGCCATAGgttttattctccccatttttcaTATGGGAAGACTGAGTGCTGTTCAGAGGGGTTAAGCTCAATGGCGTGTGTTTAGTTGATGATGCAACTAACGTTTAAACCAGGGTTTCTCATCCTCAGCACTACTGATGCTGTGGACCAAATAACTCTCTGTTGTGGTGGCTGTCTGTGCATtgaaggatgtttagcagcatccctgggctcTGCTCTCTCCCAttcccagctgtgacaaccacagTGTCTCTGGACATCATCCAGTGTCCTCAGGGAACAAAAAATGGTGTCTTGCACCAGGTGGAGAAGCACTGATTTAAACCCAGGGTCTTTCTGGCTCTAAAGCCTACAGTCATTCCACGACATGACATCACTCATAAATACCATTtgattcctcattttaaaaaggaatttaaacaaggtttttgtttaaaaaaacaataatcacATATTATTTCCAGAGGTTGATTAAAGTGAAATCAGTATATCTTGTCAtgtttccctcttttccttttttttttttttgtcttttaatctattAGTAGTTACCACTTGACTTTTACTGACGCCCCCATCAGGTGCCCACTGATTTCATTGTTCCCCTTCCTCCATCATAATCCTCTTTGTACCTTCAGATGGCTTAAAGCTTTAGCTATTAAAAGTTTGTTGGTTGCTGTTGTTTaggtttgtcttttggttttaaaaCAGAACTCAATATTTTGGGTTAAAAGCATGGGTGCCCTACCAGCAGTTCTCAATGCTGGCTGTCCATTCAAATCCTCGGcagtttttataaatgaaaacttctgTGGGTTCTGATTCAGTTGGGAAGGGGAAAATGGGAGTTTTAAAAACTACTCAGCTGATTCTAACAGGCTAAAGTGCTGAGAAACTCTAAAAAGGCGGCAGGGTTTATTTGCTGCATTAGTAGTTCCTCT
The genomic region above belongs to Lagenorhynchus albirostris chromosome 8, mLagAlb1.1, whole genome shotgun sequence and contains:
- the LOC132524218 gene encoding thymosin beta-10-like; the encoded protein is MGEITSFNKAKLKKTEAQEKNTLLTKETTEQEKQAE